One region of Alcanivorax sediminis genomic DNA includes:
- the iscR gene encoding Fe-S cluster assembly transcriptional regulator IscR, translating into MRLTTKGRYAVTAMLDLSLHADAGPVSLADISDRQGISISYLEQLFAKLRRNGLVSSVRGPGGGYQLSRESQDIDVASVISAVDEPVDATRCGGQGDCQEGDTCLTHHLWCDLSDQIQAFLGGITLGELVARQEVKQISERQDRHQRLPVSSL; encoded by the coding sequence ATGCGACTGACTACCAAGGGCCGTTATGCGGTGACGGCGATGCTGGATCTTTCCCTGCACGCTGACGCGGGCCCGGTCTCGCTGGCGGATATTTCGGATCGCCAGGGCATTTCCATTTCCTATCTTGAGCAGTTGTTCGCCAAGCTGCGTCGCAATGGGTTGGTCAGTAGTGTGCGCGGCCCCGGTGGCGGCTATCAATTGAGTCGCGAAAGCCAGGATATTGATGTGGCCTCGGTGATCTCGGCGGTGGATGAACCGGTGGATGCGACCCGTTGTGGTGGTCAGGGCGACTGTCAGGAGGGTGATACCTGCCTGACCCATCACCTGTGGTGTGATCTCTCTGACCAGATTCAGGCGTTCCTGGGCGGGATTACCCTGGGTGAGCTGGTGGCGCGGCAGGAAGTGAAGCAGATTTCCGAGCGCCAGGATCGTCACCAGCGGTTACCCGTCAGCAGTTTGTAA
- a CDS encoding HopJ type III effector protein, whose translation MSNSVETLLFALNLMPEVVAFEQVQAAIDEHYDYTPTRFTNGSGDDVVINEAGTNEGSCKIFAFAKLHKLTDEQTLACFGHFFRDHVLSNPEGDDHANIRTFMRHTLADVKFDGDALTPKAR comes from the coding sequence ATGAGCAATTCCGTCGAAACCCTGCTGTTTGCCCTGAACCTGATGCCCGAAGTGGTTGCCTTCGAACAGGTACAGGCCGCCATCGACGAGCACTACGATTACACCCCCACCCGCTTCACCAATGGCAGCGGCGATGACGTGGTGATTAACGAGGCTGGCACCAACGAAGGCTCTTGCAAGATTTTTGCCTTCGCCAAGCTGCACAAACTCACCGACGAGCAGACCCTGGCCTGCTTTGGGCACTTCTTCCGCGATCATGTGCTGAGCAACCCGGAAGGTGATGACCACGCCAACATCCGCACCTTCATGCGCCACACTCTGGCAGACGTCAAGTTCGACGGCGACGCCCTGACCCCCAAGGCACGCTGA
- a CDS encoding TPM domain-containing protein: MMRLLILAMLLLARPLWAAPEFPELSGRVVDQAGLLTPAQVQRLTGTLAAAEQNTSNQVVVVTLPDLQGYDIADYGYQLGRHWGIGSKDNDNGVLLIVAPNDRKVRIEVGYGLEGTLTDALASLIVQQEILPAFRQGQFYGGIQAGVTAILAAIKGEYAGTRQPRQKPSGLKTLVILAIMIIITFLLSAGGGGRGGRRGGFMFLPMPLGGGGFGGGGGFGGGGFGGGGGGFGGGGASGGW; this comes from the coding sequence ATGATGCGCCTGCTGATACTGGCCATGCTGCTGCTGGCGCGCCCCCTCTGGGCTGCGCCGGAATTTCCTGAACTGTCCGGCAGGGTCGTAGACCAGGCCGGTCTGCTGACCCCGGCCCAAGTGCAACGTCTCACCGGCACTCTGGCCGCCGCCGAGCAAAACACCTCCAACCAGGTGGTGGTGGTGACCTTGCCGGATTTACAGGGCTACGACATCGCCGACTACGGCTATCAGCTGGGGCGACACTGGGGCATCGGCAGCAAGGACAACGACAACGGCGTGCTGCTGATCGTGGCCCCCAATGATCGCAAGGTCCGCATCGAGGTGGGCTATGGGCTGGAGGGTACCCTCACTGATGCTCTGGCCAGCCTGATCGTCCAGCAGGAAATCCTGCCGGCGTTCCGTCAGGGGCAGTTCTATGGCGGTATTCAGGCTGGCGTGACGGCCATTCTGGCAGCCATCAAAGGGGAATATGCCGGTACTCGGCAGCCACGCCAGAAACCGTCAGGCCTCAAGACCTTGGTCATCCTCGCGATCATGATCATCATCACTTTCTTGCTGTCCGCCGGTGGCGGAGGCAGGGGAGGGCGCCGTGGCGGCTTTATGTTCCTGCCCATGCCCTTGGGGGGCGGTGGCTTTGGCGGCGGTGGCGGTTTTGGTGGCGGCGGCTTCGGCGGCGGCGGTGGTGGTTTTGGGGGCGGTGGCGCCTCGGGAGGATGGTGA
- a CDS encoding G protein-coupled receptor family protein, with protein sequence MVTYLYWFLVAALVIGTLFGIGVRMEKWKPALIIAALIWFVATIAYYFWLQQVFVKRFGGTMSITIPEEHYHLNATWKDDNLWIEDYNPETNECIFREYSRGNMLQGRVVLKNCNPLGARNIAQPPAKTE encoded by the coding sequence ATGGTTACCTACCTTTATTGGTTTCTTGTCGCCGCTTTGGTCATCGGCACGCTGTTCGGTATTGGCGTACGCATGGAGAAATGGAAGCCTGCACTGATTATTGCCGCGCTGATCTGGTTCGTCGCCACCATCGCCTATTACTTCTGGCTACAGCAGGTGTTTGTGAAGCGCTTCGGCGGCACCATGAGCATCACCATCCCTGAAGAGCATTACCACCTCAATGCCACCTGGAAAGATGACAACCTGTGGATCGAGGACTACAACCCGGAAACCAATGAATGCATCTTCCGTGAGTATTCCCGCGGCAACATGCTGCAAGGGAGGGTCGTCTTGAAGAACTGTAATCCACTGGGTGCCCGGAACATTGCCCAGCCGCCCGCCAAGACCGAGTAA
- a CDS encoding TPM domain-containing protein, with translation MLLDNQAQADLAAAITEQEKRTDAELVTVLASQADDYRYITTLWAALLSLLVPAALLFMPHWLTSLEVLLLQWGVLIVLAVLFRFKPIQFRLVPRALQRQRAASLARTAFLQQGLHHTRDDTGLLIFVSEAEHYVEILADQGIARHVDDAQWQAIVDAFVARVKAGQVAEGFQQCVAACGDKLAEHVPASGEKNELPNHLIIL, from the coding sequence ATGTTGCTGGATAATCAAGCCCAGGCTGATCTGGCTGCGGCCATTACAGAGCAGGAAAAGCGGACAGATGCCGAGTTGGTCACGGTGCTGGCCAGTCAGGCGGATGACTATCGTTATATCACCACCCTGTGGGCAGCACTGTTGTCCCTGCTGGTCCCTGCCGCACTACTGTTCATGCCGCACTGGCTGACGTCTCTGGAAGTCCTGCTGCTGCAGTGGGGCGTGCTGATCGTGCTGGCGGTGCTGTTCCGTTTCAAGCCCATCCAGTTCCGGCTGGTGCCCCGTGCTCTTCAGCGTCAGCGTGCCGCCAGCCTGGCGCGCACCGCTTTTCTGCAACAGGGGCTGCACCACACCCGTGACGATACCGGGCTGCTGATCTTCGTCAGTGAAGCGGAACATTACGTGGAGATCCTGGCGGATCAAGGGATTGCCCGCCACGTGGATGATGCCCAGTGGCAGGCCATTGTGGATGCCTTTGTGGCGAGGGTGAAAGCCGGGCAAGTGGCGGAGGGCTTTCAGCAGTGTGTGGCCGCCTGCGGCGACAAGCTGGCCGAGCACGTACCTGCCTCCGGTGAGAAGAACGAACTGCCTAATCACCTGATCATTTTATGA
- a CDS encoding dienelactone hydrolase family protein: MMKRLGLFFLVMFMGNSAFAGIIETNVTLPDGLGTGVMYLNDKQKEPSAGVIVVHEWWGLNDYARNRARMLAKEGFVALAVDMYGTGKVATHPKDATAFMEAALAEPEKMNARFEAARKMLLKQQQVDPKRLFAIGYCFGGAVVLNQARMGADLAGVASFHGSLGTQTPAKAGDVKAKVLVATGQADPMVPAEQVTGLVSEMSAAGVDLRLLSFPGVKHSFTNPGADAVAKRFELPLGYDAHADLTSWEALMDFMAQ; this comes from the coding sequence ATGATGAAACGGCTTGGGCTGTTTTTCCTGGTTATGTTCATGGGCAATAGTGCCTTTGCAGGTATCATTGAAACCAACGTGACCCTGCCTGATGGCCTCGGCACCGGCGTCATGTACCTCAACGACAAGCAGAAGGAACCGTCTGCAGGTGTCATCGTGGTTCACGAGTGGTGGGGCCTCAATGACTACGCGCGCAACCGCGCCCGCATGCTGGCCAAGGAAGGGTTTGTCGCGCTGGCCGTGGACATGTATGGCACAGGCAAGGTCGCCACCCATCCCAAGGACGCCACTGCCTTCATGGAAGCGGCACTGGCCGAGCCAGAAAAAATGAATGCCCGTTTCGAGGCCGCCCGCAAGATGCTCCTCAAACAACAGCAAGTCGATCCCAAGCGCCTGTTTGCCATTGGTTACTGTTTTGGCGGCGCGGTCGTACTGAATCAGGCCCGTATGGGCGCTGACCTGGCGGGCGTGGCCAGCTTCCACGGCTCACTTGGCACCCAGACCCCCGCCAAAGCCGGTGACGTCAAAGCAAAGGTTCTGGTCGCAACAGGCCAGGCCGATCCCATGGTTCCCGCCGAGCAGGTCACCGGGCTGGTTTCCGAGATGAGCGCCGCCGGGGTGGACCTGCGACTGCTCAGCTTTCCTGGTGTGAAGCACAGCTTTACCAATCCGGGCGCTGATGCCGTGGCCAAGCGGTTCGAATTGCCGCTGGGCTATGATGCCCATGCAGACCTGACCAGTTGGGAAGCGCTGATGGATTTCATGGCGCAATAA
- a CDS encoding glutathione peroxidase yields the protein MRLLKVALVALPLIAMLGTPLAAHAADCAALFDTQVRKLHSKDNLDLCALTRNQPTLVINTASRCGYTGQFKGLESLHQRYKDEGLVIIGFPSDDFRQELDDEAETAKVCYINYGVTFPMAATSKVKGDGAHSVFKALAEGSEAPGWNFNKYLVSADGQSIRHFPASAKPLGGALEEAIKAALQTPISGQ from the coding sequence ATGCGCTTATTGAAAGTCGCGCTTGTTGCCTTGCCCCTGATAGCGATGCTTGGTACGCCTCTAGCAGCACACGCTGCCGATTGTGCCGCGCTGTTTGACACCCAGGTGCGCAAGCTGCACTCCAAAGACAACCTGGATTTGTGCGCGCTGACCCGCAACCAGCCCACCCTGGTGATCAATACCGCCAGCCGCTGTGGCTACACCGGCCAGTTCAAGGGGCTGGAAAGCCTCCACCAGCGCTACAAGGATGAGGGACTGGTCATTATCGGTTTCCCCTCCGATGACTTTCGCCAGGAGCTGGATGACGAGGCAGAGACAGCCAAGGTTTGCTACATCAACTACGGCGTGACCTTCCCCATGGCAGCGACCAGCAAGGTAAAGGGTGACGGAGCCCATTCCGTGTTCAAGGCACTTGCCGAGGGATCTGAAGCGCCTGGCTGGAATTTCAACAAGTACCTTGTCTCCGCAGATGGGCAGTCCATCCGCCATTTCCCAGCATCGGCAAAGCCATTGGGGGGCGCTCTGGAGGAGGCAATCAAAGCAGCGTTACAAACTCCCATCAGTGGGCAGTAG
- a CDS encoding IscS subfamily cysteine desulfurase, giving the protein MSQAVYLDYAATTPVDPAVVDVMVRHLGPEGTFANPASRSHLYGWLAEEAVENARRQVADVLNADPREIVWTSGATEANNLALKGVLEARGGGHLVTSAIEHKAVLDACKWLEQQGHKVTYLMPDADGRISLGAVQAALRDETVLVSVMHANNETGVINDIEAIGSLCRERGVLFHTDAAQSVGKLSLDVRAMPVDLVSVCAHKVYGPKGIGALYVRRAPEVKVAAQIHGGGHERGMRSGTLPTHQIVGMGEAFTLAVARREEEGQRIATLRDRLWQGISELEGVSINGGNSPRLPGHLNVAFADVDGEMLLTAMNQVAVSSGSACTSASLEPSYVLKAMGIPDALAHGSIRFSVGRFTSEADIERAAACVVDAVSRLRQKG; this is encoded by the coding sequence ATGAGCCAAGCTGTTTATCTTGATTACGCCGCCACCACTCCGGTGGATCCGGCTGTTGTTGACGTGATGGTGCGCCACCTCGGCCCGGAAGGGACCTTTGCCAACCCGGCCTCCCGCAGCCATCTGTATGGCTGGTTGGCGGAAGAAGCGGTGGAGAATGCCCGTCGTCAGGTGGCGGATGTGCTTAATGCCGACCCCCGTGAGATTGTCTGGACCAGTGGCGCCACAGAGGCCAATAACCTGGCGCTGAAAGGCGTACTGGAGGCCCGGGGTGGTGGCCATCTGGTGACCAGCGCCATCGAACACAAGGCGGTGCTGGATGCCTGCAAGTGGCTGGAACAGCAGGGCCATAAGGTAACGTACTTAATGCCTGACGCAGACGGGCGTATTTCCCTTGGGGCGGTGCAGGCTGCGCTCCGCGATGAGACGGTGCTGGTGTCAGTAATGCACGCCAACAACGAAACCGGGGTCATCAACGACATCGAGGCCATTGGTAGTCTGTGCCGGGAGCGTGGCGTGCTGTTCCATACCGATGCGGCCCAGTCGGTTGGCAAGCTGTCACTGGATGTGCGCGCTATGCCGGTCGATCTGGTGTCAGTGTGTGCTCACAAAGTCTACGGGCCAAAAGGGATCGGAGCCTTGTATGTGCGGCGGGCGCCGGAGGTGAAGGTGGCTGCCCAGATTCATGGCGGCGGTCATGAGCGCGGCATGCGCTCGGGGACACTGCCGACGCATCAAATTGTGGGTATGGGCGAGGCGTTCACCCTGGCGGTAGCCCGTCGGGAAGAAGAGGGGCAACGCATCGCCACGTTGCGTGATCGGCTCTGGCAGGGCATCAGTGAGCTGGAGGGGGTCAGTATTAATGGCGGCAACAGCCCCCGTCTCCCCGGACATCTGAATGTGGCCTTTGCTGATGTGGACGGCGAGATGCTGCTGACCGCCATGAATCAGGTGGCAGTGTCTTCTGGCTCCGCCTGTACCTCCGCGTCCCTGGAGCCGTCCTATGTGCTCAAGGCCATGGGCATCCCGGATGCACTGGCCCATGGCTCCATCCGGTTCTCGGTGGGGCGCTTTACCTCTGAAGCTGATATTGAGCGTGCGGCGGCCTGTGTAGTGGATGCGGTGTCGCGGTTACGCCAGAAGGGCTGA
- a CDS encoding LemA family protein — MTLWRSFVLVLLAGWLSGCGINNIPTYDEQVKAAWSQVENQYQRRADLIPNLVNTVKGYAAHEQEVLVDVTQARAKVGSIQVDGNMLDNPEKLQQFEQAQRQLGSALQRLMVVAERYPDLKANQNFLALQSQLEGTENRISVARRDYIAAVQQYNTEIRTFPGRLWHSFLYSDMEVRDTYEATSEGADEAPAVSFE; from the coding sequence ATGACACTGTGGCGTAGTTTTGTGCTGGTGTTGCTGGCGGGCTGGTTGAGTGGCTGTGGCATCAACAATATCCCTACCTATGACGAGCAGGTGAAGGCCGCCTGGAGTCAGGTGGAAAACCAGTATCAGCGTCGTGCTGACCTGATCCCCAATCTGGTCAATACCGTGAAGGGCTATGCGGCCCATGAGCAGGAAGTGTTGGTGGATGTCACCCAGGCCCGAGCAAAAGTCGGCTCCATTCAGGTCGATGGCAACATGCTCGACAACCCGGAGAAACTGCAGCAGTTCGAGCAGGCCCAGCGCCAGCTTGGCTCTGCCCTGCAGCGCCTGATGGTGGTGGCCGAGCGTTATCCTGACTTGAAGGCCAACCAGAACTTCCTGGCGCTTCAGTCCCAGCTGGAAGGAACCGAGAACCGCATCAGCGTCGCTCGTCGTGACTATATTGCTGCCGTGCAGCAGTACAACACCGAGATCCGTACTTTCCCGGGTCGCCTCTGGCACAGCTTCCTGTACAGCGACATGGAAGTGCGTGATACCTATGAAGCGACCTCGGAAGGGGCCGATGAGGCACCGGCCGTCAGCTTCGAATGA
- a CDS encoding GIY-YIG nuclease family protein, translating into MQQWWVYMVRCADRSLYTGICTQPARRFHEHNHSPKGARYTRVRRPVVPVLLVPGGDRSSASQLEARLKRLSRANKDKLLAALREDKRRAPLSIWLEDS; encoded by the coding sequence ATGCAACAGTGGTGGGTCTACATGGTGCGGTGTGCAGACCGGTCTCTTTACACCGGTATATGCACACAGCCGGCTCGCCGCTTTCACGAGCACAATCACAGCCCCAAAGGGGCACGTTACACCCGGGTAAGACGCCCCGTGGTGCCAGTATTGCTGGTGCCCGGCGGTGATCGTTCCTCGGCCAGTCAGCTGGAAGCCCGTCTGAAGCGGCTGAGTCGGGCCAACAAGGACAAACTACTGGCGGCGCTGCGTGAAGATAAACGCCGGGCGCCGCTGTCGATCTGGCTGGAAGATTCATAA